One Nostoc sp. UHCC 0302 DNA window includes the following coding sequences:
- a CDS encoding RRXRR domain-containing protein, with product MTKVLILDANRQPLYPVRISRARLLLSQGKASVFQRYPFTIILKEDLSHPNLEELGFKINPSVNTTSNIVSKGKKIGIDVNRFPSGGVYR from the coding sequence ATGACTAAAGTTCTCATTCTAGATGCTAATCGACAACCTTTATACCCAGTAAGGATCAGTCGTGCTAGGCTGTTGTTGTCACAAGGTAAAGCAAGTGTATTTCAGCGATATCCTTTCACCATCATCCTGAAAGAAGACCTTTCCCACCCAAACCTTGAGGAACTTGGCTTTAAAATTAACCCTAGTGTCAACACAACTAGTAATATTGTCAGCAAAGGCAAAAAAATTGGTATAGATGTCAACCGCTTCCCAAGCGGAGGTGTATATAGATGA
- a CDS encoding LLM class flavin-dependent oxidoreductase codes for MPVEFIGMIGTRQLSELDGPTVSITGGSIDSAYVRKFAKAHEDGGFDRVLVGYGSTGPDGLTVAAFAAAATERLKFLIAHRPGFVAPTLFARKAATLDHFTNGRIAVHIITGGSDAEQQRDGDWLDHDTRYRRTDEYLDILRRVWTSNIPFDYEGEFYRVKNAFSDVKPVQQPHIPLYFGGASGAAVPVGAKHSDVYAMWGEPIAAVKERIREVKAATPPGRFPRFSVSLRPILGDTEAKAWERAHSILSRVKEIRASNTGNLPPGSPYLNSARPQAEGSQRLLEFARESEIYDKRLWTPIAAATGAYGNTTALVGTPEQVAESLVDYYEAGVTTLLIRGFDPLQDAIAYGRDVIPLVRAEVQRRERQATVVA; via the coding sequence ATGCCAGTTGAATTTATTGGGATGATTGGCACACGACAATTATCTGAGTTGGATGGGCCGACAGTCTCTATTACAGGCGGTTCGATAGATTCTGCTTATGTACGCAAGTTTGCTAAAGCCCATGAAGATGGCGGCTTTGACCGGGTACTGGTTGGTTATGGCTCAACTGGCCCAGATGGCTTAACTGTAGCTGCGTTTGCGGCAGCTGCCACAGAGCGGTTGAAGTTTTTAATCGCACATCGCCCTGGTTTTGTGGCTCCGACACTCTTCGCACGCAAAGCAGCAACCTTGGATCATTTTACCAATGGTCGCATTGCTGTACATATTATTACAGGTGGTAGTGATGCTGAACAGCAACGCGACGGTGATTGGCTTGACCACGATACCCGTTATCGCCGCACAGATGAGTACCTCGACATCCTGCGTCGAGTGTGGACTAGTAATATTCCCTTCGACTATGAAGGCGAATTCTACCGTGTGAAAAATGCTTTTTCAGATGTGAAGCCTGTACAACAGCCTCACATACCACTCTACTTTGGCGGAGCTTCTGGTGCAGCAGTACCTGTGGGCGCAAAACATAGCGATGTCTACGCCATGTGGGGAGAACCGATCGCAGCCGTGAAAGAACGGATACGTGAAGTCAAAGCAGCAACACCGCCAGGACGCTTCCCTCGGTTCAGCGTCTCGCTACGACCGATTCTCGGTGATACTGAAGCAAAGGCGTGGGAACGGGCGCACTCAATCCTCTCACGGGTCAAGGAAATTAGAGCTAGCAATACGGGAAATTTACCACCAGGAAGCCCATATTTGAACTCAGCACGACCGCAAGCAGAGGGTTCTCAGCGTTTGCTAGAGTTTGCCAGAGAAAGCGAAATCTACGATAAACGCTTGTGGACACCAATTGCCGCTGCAACTGGTGCTTACGGTAATACTACCGCCTTAGTAGGTACTCCGGAACAAGTAGCAGAATCTTTAGTGGATTATTACGAAGCGGGAGTGACAACTCTATTAATTAGAGGATTTGATCCGCTGCAAGATGCGATCGCTTACGGTCGTGATGTGATTCCGCTAGTTCGTGCAGAAGTACAACGGCGGGAGCGACAAGCAACCGTTGTTGCTTAG
- a CDS encoding aliphatic sulfonate ABC transporter substrate-binding protein — translation MLNQFQQFLFSLLQHSGQRLSALVLVSSWLSLGISGCTSTNSANSNVTNVSNQTQEKSSVIRLGYQKGGLAPIARQRGELDRELSTQNIKVEWTGPFDRCASLLQAINANKSDIGGCGDIPGISAIAAGQSICIGAVQPPRTDSLANAILVRGDSSIRKPADLVGKKVAVNQGGAGEQLLLKVLEKEKIPKEKVQRVYLGPIDAAPALYQGTVDAWAVWEPYISIAQLEHGARRITTTHPAPGYSLMLVRNEAATQNPVAVKAALSALNQEAQWLNGHTAEAAGFLSKDLKIAPAVAKQVTLNQGPLQIVIPSATDIVNIQKSADWMLEQKIITKKVDIAAAVCPTAK, via the coding sequence TTGTTGAATCAGTTTCAACAGTTCTTATTCTCTTTGTTACAACATTCAGGTCAAAGACTGAGTGCTTTAGTACTTGTTAGTTCCTGGCTAAGCTTGGGAATTTCGGGCTGTACTTCTACTAACTCTGCAAATAGTAATGTCACAAATGTCAGTAACCAGACTCAAGAAAAAAGCAGCGTGATTCGTTTGGGATATCAAAAAGGGGGTCTGGCTCCAATCGCACGTCAACGAGGGGAGTTAGATCGGGAATTGAGTACTCAGAACATCAAAGTTGAATGGACTGGGCCATTTGACCGCTGTGCTTCTTTACTCCAAGCTATCAATGCTAATAAATCTGATATTGGTGGGTGCGGAGATATTCCGGGGATATCAGCGATCGCAGCTGGACAGTCTATCTGTATCGGAGCAGTACAACCACCCAGAACCGATTCATTAGCGAATGCGATTCTAGTGCGTGGTGATTCTTCTATTCGTAAACCTGCTGACCTTGTAGGTAAAAAAGTTGCTGTTAATCAAGGTGGTGCAGGTGAGCAACTTTTATTAAAAGTCTTAGAAAAAGAGAAAATCCCTAAAGAAAAAGTTCAACGTGTTTATTTAGGCCCTATTGATGCTGCACCAGCCCTTTACCAAGGAACTGTAGATGCTTGGGCAGTCTGGGAACCGTATATTTCAATTGCACAACTGGAACATGGTGCGAGGAGAATTACCACAACCCATCCTGCCCCAGGTTACAGCCTCATGCTCGTGCGTAATGAAGCGGCAACGCAAAATCCCGTTGCTGTGAAAGCTGCTCTTAGCGCTCTCAACCAAGAAGCTCAATGGTTGAATGGACATACTGCCGAAGCAGCAGGCTTCCTGTCCAAGGATCTGAAAATTGCTCCTGCTGTAGCCAAGCAAGTAACTCTCAATCAGGGGCCACTGCAAATTGTTATTCCTAGTGCTACCGATATTGTCAATATCCAAAAGTCTGCTGACTGGATGCTAGAGCAAAAAATTATTACCAAAAAAGTAGATATTGCCGCCGCTGTTTGCCCTACAGCTAAGTAG
- a CDS encoding acyl-CoA dehydrogenase family protein, whose product MLLAIKESQDYIKLATSLLPVFAKTALERDKEGGTAKYERDRLRQSGLLKLVIPERYGGLGETWITTLKIVREFAQVDSSIAHLFGYHHLQVITPHLYGSLEQKQNYYSWTARNNWFWGNALNPLDQRLILTPDGQNFRLNGIKSFCSGAKDSDMLTVSARPAGESKPVVVAIPTFSHGITIHDDWDNIGQRQTDSGSVSFSNVLVKKFEILASPEILGSPFAALRIHISHLVRANILLGIALGAFEQAKKYTTSETKPWLTSGVESATADPYVLQTYGNLWVNLSAASVLTDQAAEKFQIAWERDAKLTADEFGESAIAITTATAFVTRIGLEVSSQIFEVMGARATAKEYGFDRYWRNLRTLTLHDPLAYKVREVGKWALNQEFPLPRI is encoded by the coding sequence ATGCTATTAGCTATCAAAGAATCTCAGGATTATATTAAGCTAGCTACTTCTTTATTACCAGTATTTGCCAAGACTGCCTTAGAAAGGGACAAAGAAGGCGGTACTGCAAAGTATGAACGCGATCGCTTACGGCAAAGTGGGTTGCTAAAATTAGTAATTCCCGAAAGATATGGCGGACTGGGAGAAACCTGGATCACAACACTAAAAATTGTGCGTGAGTTCGCCCAAGTAGATAGTTCGATTGCTCATCTCTTTGGTTATCACCATTTGCAGGTAATTACACCTCACTTATATGGCAGCTTAGAACAAAAACAGAATTATTACTCATGGACAGCTAGAAATAACTGGTTTTGGGGAAATGCGCTTAACCCACTCGATCAACGGCTGATTCTCACTCCTGATGGTCAAAACTTTCGGCTTAACGGCATTAAGAGCTTTTGTTCTGGTGCTAAAGATTCTGATATGCTGACAGTCTCAGCACGACCAGCAGGGGAATCTAAACCAGTAGTAGTTGCCATCCCGACTTTCAGTCATGGAATCACAATCCATGATGACTGGGACAATATCGGGCAACGGCAAACAGATAGTGGTAGTGTAAGTTTTTCTAACGTATTAGTTAAAAAATTTGAGATTCTCGCATCTCCAGAGATATTGGGTAGTCCTTTTGCCGCTCTGCGAATTCATATTTCTCATTTAGTCAGGGCGAATATTTTGCTAGGAATTGCTCTAGGTGCATTCGAGCAAGCTAAGAAATACACCACTAGCGAAACCAAACCTTGGCTAACATCAGGTGTTGAAAGTGCAACTGCTGATCCCTATGTTTTGCAGACTTATGGCAACCTCTGGGTTAACCTCAGTGCAGCCAGCGTTTTAACAGATCAAGCTGCCGAGAAGTTCCAAATAGCATGGGAAAGGGACGCTAAACTTACAGCTGATGAGTTTGGTGAAAGTGCGATCGCTATTACCACTGCGACTGCTTTTGTCACACGCATAGGGCTAGAAGTCAGTAGCCAGATATTTGAGGTAATGGGAGCAAGAGCCACAGCAAAAGAATATGGCTTTGACCGTTACTGGCGGAATCTTCGCACACTGACTCTTCATGATCCCCTGGCTTATAAAGTGCGAGAAGTAGGCAAATGGGCGCTGAATCAAGAATTTCCACTTCCGCGTATTTGA
- a CDS encoding MFS transporter, translating into MSVTQILQSFNSRNYRLFFSGQSLSMIGSFMIETTCAWLVYYLTKSVALLGLVGFLYQVPNLIVSPLAGVRIEQFNRRNILIAVQFFMMIISLTLAIIALKGIISIWQIICASILQGFLSSVETPARYAFIMDIIEKKEDITNATAIDSSLLSGSRIIAPAMPTAASYAGIIIANLSPRHCFLIDGISYIAIISALLAIKVNKLATFIKVKFYFINQITTQEDAV; encoded by the coding sequence ATGAGTGTGACGCAAATTTTGCAGTCTTTCAATTCTAGAAACTACCGTCTATTTTTTAGTGGACAAAGTTTATCTATGATTGGTAGTTTTATGATAGAAACTACCTGTGCATGGCTAGTTTATTATCTAACAAAGTCAGTAGCTTTGCTGGGTTTAGTTGGTTTTCTGTACCAAGTTCCTAATTTAATAGTTAGTCCTTTAGCTGGTGTTCGGATAGAGCAGTTTAATCGACGTAATATTTTAATTGCCGTGCAATTTTTTATGATGATTATCTCGTTAACTCTAGCAATTATTGCTTTAAAAGGGATAATTAGTATATGGCAAATAATTTGTGCAAGTATATTACAAGGTTTTCTCAGTAGTGTTGAGACACCTGCTCGTTATGCTTTCATAATGGACATAATTGAAAAAAAAGAAGATATTACCAATGCAACGGCTATCGATTCTTCTTTACTTAGTGGTTCACGGATTATAGCTCCTGCGATGCCTACGGCGGCAAGCTACGCAGGTATTATAATTGCTAATCTTTCTCCCAGACACTGCTTTTTAATTGATGGTATTAGTTATATTGCTATCATTTCAGCTTTGTTAGCAATTAAGGTTAACAAGCTAGCAACTTTTATCAAAGTAAAATTTTACTTTATTAACCAAATAACAACACAAGAAGATGCAGTATAA
- a CDS encoding NADP(H)-dependent aldo-keto reductase gives MQYNQLGESDLKVSEICLGTMTYGRQNTIEEAHQQLDYSVAQGINFIDAAEMYPVPPSAETYGLTESYIGEWLKHQQRDKLIVATKIAGPGRGFKWLRGGAEAIERDNIKQAVDESLKRLQTDYIDLYQIHWPDRYVPRFGQTVFDPTQIKPSVPIVEQLEAFADIIQSGKIRYIGLSNETPWGVTQFSNVAKQLGLPKVVSIQNAYNLLNRVFDGALAEAVYHENIGLLAYSPLAFGFLTGKHLNGKKENTRVSLFENFGQRYFKPKVTEVVTAYVEVAKRHQLSPAQLALAFVRSRWFVASTIIGATTLEQLKENIESVNVVLDKEILAELDAVHAQSPNPAP, from the coding sequence ATGCAGTATAATCAACTTGGCGAAAGTGACCTAAAAGTTTCTGAAATTTGCCTCGGTACAATGACCTATGGGCGACAAAATACCATTGAAGAAGCGCACCAGCAACTAGATTATTCTGTTGCTCAAGGAATCAACTTCATTGATGCAGCTGAAATGTATCCAGTGCCACCTAGCGCTGAAACTTATGGATTAACCGAAAGTTATATTGGAGAATGGTTAAAGCATCAACAAAGAGATAAACTCATTGTTGCTACTAAAATTGCAGGCCCTGGACGCGGCTTTAAATGGTTACGTGGTGGAGCAGAAGCAATTGAGCGTGATAATATTAAGCAAGCTGTAGATGAGAGTCTAAAGCGACTACAAACAGACTATATCGACCTATACCAAATTCACTGGCCTGATCGCTACGTGCCACGTTTTGGACAGACAGTTTTCGATCCCACTCAAATAAAACCATCAGTTCCGATAGTTGAACAACTAGAAGCTTTTGCCGATATAATTCAATCGGGAAAGATTCGTTACATCGGTTTGAGTAATGAAACCCCTTGGGGAGTTACCCAATTTAGTAACGTAGCTAAACAGTTAGGATTGCCCAAAGTTGTTTCCATTCAAAATGCTTATAACTTGCTTAATCGAGTATTTGATGGCGCTTTAGCAGAAGCAGTTTATCACGAAAATATTGGGCTACTGGCTTATAGTCCTTTGGCATTTGGCTTTTTGACTGGTAAACACCTCAACGGCAAAAAAGAGAATACAAGAGTCAGTTTGTTTGAAAACTTTGGTCAACGTTATTTCAAACCAAAAGTTACTGAAGTTGTAACAGCTTATGTGGAAGTTGCCAAGCGCCATCAATTGAGTCCAGCGCAACTAGCTTTGGCATTCGTGCGGAGTCGTTGGTTCGTCGCTAGCACAATTATCGGTGCTACTACATTAGAACAACTAAAAGAGAATATAGAAAGTGTAAATGTAGTTCTTGATAAAGAGATTTTGGCAGAGTTAGATGCAGTTCATGCTCAATCTCCGAATCCGGCCCCATAA
- a CDS encoding aliphatic sulfonate ABC transporter substrate-binding protein has translation MVKLPDSALICTLRKLLQIGQQSSAKAVEDLSTKKKQVKFSLACFHKVETLKLPILWRWRDIFYLSLIVSGCTLTNSANSTVKPVSEQSQTTTTAQNSASQKQTVVRIGYIKGSLSAIVKERGTLERELSPKNIKIEWVGTFPSFAPVLETINAKSSDLGAGGDIAGLSALSGGINACIIAYRPANRNSEGIVVHADSPIRKFDDLIGKKVIVNRGGISEHLLLKLLEKENIPKDKVSRVYMKPDEALAAWASHHVDAWAVWDPWVASAELKYNARQIPLPAPVPHYSLYMVHRDALKEKSPAIKEVIAILAKEAQWLNQHPQENQKLYQKVSGLPSEVVKRTFERRPVDGVLPLEPKVIGDLQSAADWIYQQGIVQKRVEVSDALCPSSEG, from the coding sequence ATGGTGAAATTACCAGATTCTGCTCTAATATGTACTTTAAGAAAGTTACTGCAAATTGGTCAACAGAGTTCAGCTAAAGCAGTTGAGGACTTATCCACTAAAAAAAAGCAGGTTAAATTCTCCTTAGCCTGCTTTCATAAAGTAGAAACTTTAAAACTTCCTATTTTATGGCGATGGCGAGACATCTTCTACTTGAGTTTAATAGTTTCTGGATGTACTCTCACTAACTCTGCTAATTCCACTGTTAAACCTGTAAGCGAACAGAGCCAAACTACCACAACAGCACAAAATTCTGCTTCTCAAAAACAGACAGTAGTTCGCATTGGTTATATTAAAGGAAGCCTCTCTGCAATAGTTAAAGAACGCGGTACTTTAGAGCGTGAACTAAGCCCTAAAAATATCAAGATTGAGTGGGTTGGGACATTTCCATCTTTTGCACCTGTATTAGAAACAATCAATGCTAAAAGTTCCGATTTAGGAGCAGGTGGTGATATTGCTGGTTTATCTGCTTTGTCTGGTGGGATTAATGCTTGCATCATTGCTTACCGACCAGCTAACCGCAACTCAGAGGGAATTGTGGTTCATGCAGATTCACCTATTCGCAAGTTTGATGATTTGATTGGTAAAAAAGTTATCGTTAATCGTGGAGGAATTAGCGAGCATCTACTGTTAAAACTTTTAGAAAAAGAAAATATTCCCAAAGATAAAGTCAGCCGTGTTTACATGAAGCCTGATGAAGCTTTAGCTGCTTGGGCTTCGCATCATGTAGATGCTTGGGCTGTTTGGGATCCTTGGGTTGCTAGTGCCGAACTCAAATACAATGCCCGCCAAATTCCTCTACCTGCACCTGTTCCGCACTACTCCCTTTATATGGTGCATAGAGATGCACTCAAAGAAAAATCCCCAGCAATTAAGGAAGTGATTGCAATTCTGGCAAAAGAAGCCCAATGGTTGAATCAACATCCCCAAGAGAACCAAAAACTATATCAAAAAGTATCAGGATTACCATCCGAGGTTGTGAAGCGTACATTTGAACGTCGTCCTGTTGATGGAGTGCTTCCGTTAGAACCAAAAGTGATAGGTGATTTGCAGAGTGCTGCTGATTGGATATATCAGCAGGGAATCGTACAGAAACGAGTAGAGGTAAGTGATGCACTCTGTCCGAGTTCTGAGGGATGA
- a CDS encoding aryl-sulfate sulfotransferase, with protein sequence MTVAITSVDQNTIRRRGTGLKAYNPDKAFKGYTLFAPLTGKGEVYLLNLEGEVVHQWNLPYPPGLYGYLLPNGNLFYNGKTPPDDSLRFPLWPAFKSGVVLEADPKGNIIWEYKHPDHHHDGRRLRNGNTILLAIEKIPQSLVPQIKGGVPGTEADGEIYADVLYEVTPGGEIVWTWHAYEHLDPNIFTITPQDHRQEWTHGNTVDELAGGNIIVSFRNISTVAIIDRQTGEIIWTLGDDVLAQQHFPNELPNGNILIFDNGAHRRDTALNYSRVIEVNRETKEIVWQYTDTPPQNFFSSYISGAQRLANGNTLITEGAYGRIFEVTVEGEIVWEYVNPHFAARNVPGEKALVTRGEQNSVFRAFRYAPEEIPWL encoded by the coding sequence ATGACTGTTGCAATAACATCTGTTGACCAAAATACGATTCGTCGTCGGGGTACTGGTTTAAAAGCTTACAATCCTGACAAAGCATTTAAAGGATATACACTTTTTGCACCACTTACAGGTAAAGGTGAAGTCTACCTCTTAAACCTCGAAGGAGAAGTAGTACATCAGTGGAATCTGCCATATCCACCAGGGTTATATGGTTATCTTTTACCTAATGGCAACCTCTTTTATAACGGTAAAACTCCACCAGATGATTCACTACGTTTTCCGTTATGGCCTGCATTTAAAAGTGGCGTTGTTTTAGAAGCAGATCCCAAGGGAAATATTATCTGGGAATATAAGCATCCAGACCACCATCACGATGGACGCCGACTACGTAATGGCAACACGATTCTACTAGCCATTGAAAAAATACCCCAGTCTTTAGTTCCTCAGATCAAAGGCGGCGTACCGGGTACGGAAGCAGACGGCGAAATTTATGCTGATGTACTTTATGAAGTGACGCCTGGTGGAGAGATTGTTTGGACTTGGCACGCTTACGAACATCTCGATCCAAATATTTTTACGATTACACCCCAGGATCATCGGCAAGAATGGACTCATGGCAATACTGTAGATGAACTCGCTGGTGGCAACATTATTGTAAGCTTTCGCAACATCTCCACAGTCGCGATTATTGACCGCCAAACAGGAGAGATCATTTGGACACTCGGAGATGATGTACTGGCACAGCAGCACTTTCCTAACGAATTACCCAACGGTAACATCCTGATTTTTGACAACGGCGCACATCGCCGTGACACTGCACTCAATTACTCCCGCGTGATTGAGGTAAATCGCGAAACTAAAGAAATAGTCTGGCAATACACCGATACCCCACCTCAAAATTTCTTTAGTTCATATATATCAGGAGCGCAGCGTCTAGCGAATGGCAATACCTTGATTACAGAAGGTGCTTACGGGCGGATATTCGAGGTGACAGTTGAAGGGGAAATTGTTTGGGAATATGTTAATCCCCACTTTGCAGCCCGCAATGTTCCTGGTGAGAAGGCGTTAGTAACTCGTGGGGAGCAAAATTCAGTTTTCCGCGCCTTTCGTTATGCGCCTGAAGAAATTCCCTGGCTGTAA
- a CDS encoding glutathione S-transferase family protein, whose product MAEIKVYSSVSCPYAHRTRLVLQEKGIDFDLIEIDLQNKPEGFTKVSPYGKVPAITHGDNRVWESAVINEYLDEVFPNPPLLPSNPIEKAQARIWIDFANTRLVPAFSNLLRSPDAQKQEEAKKELYKHLEFIENEALGKLSQNGPYWFGESISLVDFTFFPWFERWAALKHYRGFGIPEDFTRLRQWKRALKERDSVKAIANSKEFYIERYARFAAPTPVAV is encoded by the coding sequence ATGGCTGAAATCAAAGTCTACAGTTCAGTTAGTTGTCCTTATGCTCACCGTACCCGTTTGGTACTGCAAGAGAAGGGCATTGACTTCGATTTGATTGAAATTGATTTACAGAACAAGCCAGAAGGATTTACTAAGGTTTCTCCTTATGGAAAAGTACCTGCAATTACTCATGGCGACAACCGAGTTTGGGAGTCGGCAGTTATCAACGAGTATCTAGATGAGGTATTTCCCAATCCACCACTATTGCCTAGTAATCCCATTGAGAAGGCACAGGCGCGGATTTGGATTGATTTTGCCAACACTAGATTAGTTCCAGCTTTTTCTAACCTGCTGCGAAGCCCAGACGCGCAAAAACAAGAAGAAGCTAAAAAAGAACTATACAAGCATCTGGAGTTCATCGAAAACGAAGCTCTCGGAAAGCTTTCTCAGAATGGCCCCTACTGGTTTGGTGAATCTATCAGTTTGGTTGATTTTACCTTCTTCCCCTGGTTTGAGCGCTGGGCTGCACTCAAGCATTATCGTGGCTTTGGGATACCAGAAGATTTTACCCGTCTACGCCAATGGAAACGGGCTTTGAAAGAGCGTGACTCGGTGAAGGCGATCGCTAATTCTAAGGAATTCTACATTGAGCGATATGCTAGATTTGCTGCGCCTACTCCTGTTGCAGTTTAA
- a CDS encoding protein tyrosine phosphatase family protein produces the protein MGNIKKVSDDLSSAGQVTPEELQQAAQEGFKSVLNLRSPDEAGFLSDEQQQAQAAGLEYANVPLKPTEANQLLTEQAIQEIANLPKPVLIHCAAGARASGIALIANAISEGLTYEQITEKAQELGLNLEQPHLKQFLLEKYISSTAKS, from the coding sequence ATGGGCAATATTAAAAAAGTTAGTGATGATCTAAGCTCCGCAGGGCAAGTCACCCCTGAAGAGTTACAACAGGCGGCACAAGAGGGATTTAAGTCGGTGCTGAATCTGCGTTCCCCTGATGAGGCGGGTTTCTTGAGTGATGAGCAGCAACAAGCCCAAGCGGCTGGGCTGGAATACGCAAACGTTCCATTAAAACCTACAGAAGCGAATCAACTGCTAACAGAGCAGGCAATTCAGGAGATTGCAAATTTACCCAAGCCAGTTTTAATTCACTGTGCTGCTGGCGCAAGGGCTAGTGGGATTGCCTTGATTGCTAATGCTATTAGCGAAGGTCTAACTTATGAACAAATTACCGAGAAAGCGCAAGAGCTAGGTCTGAACTTAGAACAACCGCACCTCAAGCAATTCTTACTTGAGAAATATATTAGTTCCACAGCCAAGTCTTAA
- the chrA gene encoding chromate efflux transporter, with the protein MNNSAPSRLGELAKLFFKLGVIGFGGPVAHIAMIEDEVVKRRQWLTREHFLDLLGATNLIPGPNSTEMAIHVGYVYAGWLGLIVSGVCFILPAVLITGGFAWVYVTYGTLPQVAPLLYGIKPAVLAIILNSLWGLAKKAVKTRQLLVIALGVALLAFLWKQQEVIALLIGGLLGMIWLHSGDKDDKSKVNLALASLTTSATFKATAASAVVTTTSTVPLWQLGGFFLKVGSVLFGGGYLLIAFLQGELVQEYGWLTQQQLLDAIAIGQFTPGPVLSTATFIGYIIAGVPGAIVSTIGIFLPSFLFVAALNPLIPRLRSSSWTKAFLDAVNVSAVALMVVTTLQLGYATLIVQKAPYIDFLAVAIAITSAVLAISFRANAAWLVLGGALIGWSASIVGYI; encoded by the coding sequence ATGAATAACTCAGCACCAAGTCGTTTGGGAGAACTTGCCAAACTCTTCTTTAAACTAGGCGTTATCGGCTTCGGAGGCCCTGTTGCACATATCGCCATGATAGAAGATGAGGTAGTCAAACGCCGCCAATGGCTAACACGGGAGCATTTTCTGGATCTGCTAGGTGCAACTAACTTGATTCCTGGCCCGAATTCCACAGAAATGGCTATTCATGTGGGATATGTCTATGCGGGATGGTTAGGCCTAATTGTATCGGGTGTTTGTTTTATTTTACCTGCGGTTTTGATTACGGGTGGGTTTGCCTGGGTTTATGTTACTTATGGCACTCTACCGCAAGTCGCTCCCTTACTTTATGGCATTAAACCAGCTGTTTTAGCTATCATCCTTAATTCCCTCTGGGGGTTGGCAAAAAAAGCGGTGAAGACTCGCCAGTTGTTGGTAATTGCTCTAGGTGTTGCATTATTGGCATTTCTTTGGAAACAGCAGGAAGTAATTGCCCTTTTAATCGGGGGATTATTGGGGATGATTTGGTTACATTCTGGTGATAAAGATGACAAATCAAAAGTCAACTTGGCGCTAGCCAGCTTAACTACCAGTGCAACTTTCAAGGCTACAGCGGCTAGTGCAGTAGTGACTACTACATCTACTGTTCCTTTGTGGCAGTTGGGCGGGTTTTTCCTCAAAGTCGGTAGTGTCTTGTTTGGTGGGGGATATCTGCTAATAGCGTTTCTCCAAGGGGAATTAGTTCAAGAATACGGGTGGCTTACACAACAACAATTGTTAGATGCGATCGCAATTGGTCAATTTACCCCTGGGCCAGTACTTTCCACCGCTACTTTTATTGGCTATATAATTGCTGGAGTTCCTGGTGCAATTGTTTCTACAATTGGAATTTTCCTACCTTCTTTTTTATTCGTTGCTGCTTTGAATCCCTTGATTCCACGCTTACGTTCTTCTTCTTGGACAAAAGCATTTCTCGATGCTGTAAATGTAAGTGCAGTAGCGCTAATGGTAGTTACTACCCTGCAACTGGGATATGCCACTTTAATAGTACAAAAAGCGCCGTATATTGATTTTCTGGCAGTTGCGATCGCAATTACTTCAGCGGTTCTAGCAATTAGCTTTCGCGCTAATGCAGCATGGCTAGTTTTAGGTGGCGCTTTAATTGGATGGAGTGCTTCTATAGTAGGTTACATCTAA